A DNA window from Candidatus Sulfidibacterium hydrothermale contains the following coding sequences:
- a CDS encoding glycosyltransferase family 4 protein yields MKIGIEGQRLYRKRKHGMDMVALELIKELQKLDHENEYVIFIKPDEDNQIFEPTKNFKFVELNGGPYPTWEQFALPKAAKAEGCDLLHCTSNTAPINPGMPLIITLHDIIYMESISLFKKGGTAYQKFGNMYRRFVVPRVMKKSDKIITVSEFEKNRIREFFGFPENDDRLVAIYNGVSEHFRKIDDEKELQRVKERYHLPDRFLFFLGNTDPKKNTKGTLKAFSDYLKKTGDDMYLVMLDYEKTELDKLLTEIGDKDLINRIILTGYVVNTDLPAIYNLCQIFLYPSLRESFGIPMLEAMRCGAPVITSNTSSMPEVSGGAAHIIDPFKPEEITAGIEKILQDENYRNTLIEKGFRQSAKFSWKNMAQKVLELYKTVYNNHH; encoded by the coding sequence ATGAAAATAGGCATCGAAGGACAACGGCTTTACCGGAAACGAAAACACGGAATGGACATGGTGGCCCTGGAACTGATCAAAGAATTACAGAAACTGGACCACGAAAATGAATATGTCATCTTCATCAAACCGGATGAAGACAACCAAATCTTTGAACCAACCAAAAACTTCAAGTTCGTAGAACTCAATGGAGGTCCTTACCCTACATGGGAACAGTTTGCCCTCCCGAAAGCCGCCAAAGCCGAAGGCTGTGACCTGCTGCATTGCACCAGCAACACCGCTCCGATTAATCCTGGTATGCCGCTGATTATCACCCTGCACGACATCATTTACATGGAAAGCATCAGCCTTTTCAAAAAAGGGGGAACCGCTTATCAAAAATTCGGAAATATGTACCGCCGGTTTGTGGTGCCCCGGGTTATGAAAAAAAGTGACAAGATCATCACCGTTTCCGAATTCGAAAAAAACCGTATCCGCGAGTTTTTCGGATTTCCGGAAAATGATGACCGGCTGGTAGCCATTTATAACGGGGTGAGCGAACATTTCAGAAAAATTGACGATGAAAAAGAGCTACAACGGGTAAAAGAACGCTATCACCTCCCCGACCGCTTTCTCTTCTTTCTTGGAAACACCGATCCTAAAAAGAACACCAAAGGAACACTGAAAGCTTTCTCTGATTATCTGAAAAAAACCGGCGATGATATGTATCTCGTCATGCTGGATTACGAAAAAACAGAATTGGACAAGCTGCTTACCGAAATCGGAGATAAAGACCTGATAAACAGAATCATCCTGACAGGTTATGTGGTAAATACCGACCTGCCGGCCATTTACAATCTGTGTCAGATATTTCTCTATCCCTCGCTGCGCGAAAGCTTTGGAATTCCTATGCTTGAAGCCATGCGGTGCGGAGCTCCTGTCATCACTTCCAATACATCATCCATGCCGGAAGTTTCCGGAGGTGCTGCCCATATCATCGATCCGTTTAAACCCGAAGAAATCACAGCCGGTATCGAAAAAATATTACAGGATGAAAATTACCGGAATACTCTCATTGAAAAAGGTTTCCGGCAATCGGCCAAATTTTCATGGAAAAACATGGCCCAAAAAGTACTGGAACTGTACAAAACCGTTTACAATAATCATCATTAA
- a CDS encoding glycosyltransferase has protein sequence MNTLKTILTILEYILFAYLFFATLYIFVYSVAGLFYRQKQKEKVSRIRKFAVLIPGYKEDAVIVDVARQATLQDYPKDKFEVIVIADTFKKETLDALRQLPIRVVEVVFEVSKKSKALNKCMEIIGDDYDIAFVLDADNIMEKDVLKKINAAFDRGFDAVQGHRTAKNLNADFAILDALSEEINNHIFRKGHRVLGISSALIGSGMGLDYALFKSTMATVDSVGEDKEVELKIIKNNHTIEYVHDAIIYDEKTQESNNFVNQRRRWIAAQLDYFRSHFLDGFIALITKGNFDYFDKVLQMVQPPRILLSGILFLLSAFYGIIYFFTPISVHEFFVPGFYWWLGLFVATALALLFAIPRKFYNKRTLTALLSLPKGFVLMFISLLKVKGATEKFLHTEHSHPGEIKHN, from the coding sequence ATGAATACATTGAAGACCATTCTCACAATTCTAGAATACATCCTGTTCGCCTATCTTTTTTTCGCTACGTTATACATTTTTGTCTATTCGGTTGCCGGATTATTTTACCGGCAAAAACAAAAAGAAAAAGTTTCCCGAATCAGAAAATTTGCCGTTTTAATTCCGGGATACAAAGAAGATGCGGTTATTGTGGATGTAGCCCGACAAGCCACTTTACAGGATTATCCAAAAGATAAATTTGAGGTCATTGTCATTGCAGATACTTTTAAAAAAGAAACGCTTGATGCTTTGCGCCAGCTACCTATTCGTGTGGTAGAAGTCGTTTTTGAAGTGAGTAAAAAATCGAAAGCATTGAACAAATGCATGGAAATTATCGGTGATGATTATGACATTGCTTTTGTGCTGGATGCCGATAACATTATGGAAAAAGATGTGTTGAAAAAAATCAATGCAGCTTTTGACCGCGGTTTTGATGCAGTTCAGGGGCACCGCACAGCCAAAAATCTAAATGCAGACTTTGCCATACTCGATGCCCTGAGCGAGGAAATCAACAACCATATTTTCAGAAAAGGACACCGGGTTTTGGGAATCTCTTCTGCCCTTATCGGATCGGGCATGGGATTGGATTATGCCCTTTTTAAAAGTACCATGGCCACCGTGGATTCGGTGGGTGAAGACAAAGAAGTGGAATTGAAGATCATTAAAAACAACCACACCATCGAATACGTCCACGACGCTATTATTTATGACGAAAAAACACAGGAATCCAATAACTTTGTCAATCAACGCCGTCGCTGGATAGCGGCTCAGCTTGATTATTTCCGGAGCCATTTTCTGGATGGTTTTATTGCTCTGATCACCAAAGGCAATTTCGATTATTTCGACAAAGTATTGCAGATGGTTCAGCCCCCGCGTATTCTTTTAAGCGGTATCTTATTTTTACTCAGTGCCTTTTATGGGATTATTTATTTTTTCACACCGATTTCGGTTCATGAATTTTTTGTTCCGGGATTTTACTGGTGGCTGGGGTTGTTTGTGGCTACCGCATTGGCTTTACTGTTTGCCATTCCACGTAAGTTTTATAACAAACGAACCCTCACAGCCCTGCTTTCGCTACCCAAAGGATTTGTGCTGATGTTTATCAGTTTGCTTAAAGTAAAAGGAGCAACCGAAAAATTCCTGCACACTGAACATTCCCATCCGGGCGAAATAAAACACAATTAA
- a CDS encoding glycosyltransferase, with the protein MMLKIWHITEMFFFVYLAFTDIYLFIFAVSGLFPLKRDQKAVRKKRKIQVLIPGYREDAVILDVAKEALRQDYGTENYDVVIIADGFLPETIQKLKAIDVQVVEVKLECSTKSRALNAALAQTSDDYDIAVVLDADNIMAKDFLTRINAAFCDGYLAVQGHRVAKNLDTPFAILDAVSEEMNNHIFRKGHRVLRLSSALIGSAMAFDYLYFKKMMKKVEVVGGFDKELEVRLLQKRHKIEYLPDAYVYDEKVPNAKVFTKQRRRWLSAQVHYFGKSFLPALRDLFLHGNIDFFNKALQFILLPRIMLISLLFVLTVIYFFAAPAATFYPVFGLFITAVLVFLLSIPPYFYNFRTLWALTRLPAGIALMFFSFLHLRGSNKEFLHTKHTYNAFQIKHPYFYPKNKKK; encoded by the coding sequence ATGATGCTCAAAATATGGCATATTACCGAAATGTTTTTCTTTGTATATCTGGCATTTACAGATATCTACCTTTTTATTTTTGCCGTTTCCGGGCTATTCCCGTTAAAACGGGATCAGAAAGCAGTCCGTAAAAAACGAAAAATCCAGGTACTCATTCCGGGATATCGCGAAGATGCCGTCATTTTGGATGTGGCCAAAGAGGCTCTCCGGCAAGACTATGGCACTGAGAATTATGATGTTGTCATTATTGCCGACGGATTTTTACCGGAAACCATCCAAAAGCTAAAAGCCATCGACGTACAGGTGGTAGAAGTCAAACTGGAATGCAGTACCAAATCGCGGGCATTGAATGCCGCTCTGGCACAAACTTCTGATGACTATGACATTGCCGTGGTGTTAGATGCCGACAACATCATGGCCAAAGATTTTTTGACCCGTATCAACGCTGCTTTTTGTGATGGATATCTCGCAGTTCAGGGACACCGGGTAGCCAAAAATCTGGACACCCCGTTTGCTATTCTTGATGCCGTCAGCGAAGAGATGAACAACCATATTTTCAGAAAAGGGCACCGGGTTTTACGGCTCTCTTCAGCCCTGATTGGATCAGCAATGGCTTTTGATTATCTTTATTTTAAAAAGATGATGAAAAAGGTAGAAGTGGTTGGCGGATTTGATAAAGAGCTGGAAGTACGATTATTACAAAAGCGACACAAAATTGAATATCTCCCCGATGCCTATGTGTACGATGAAAAAGTTCCCAATGCCAAGGTATTTACCAAGCAACGGCGGCGATGGCTCTCGGCACAGGTCCACTATTTTGGGAAAAGTTTTTTACCGGCTCTGCGCGATCTTTTTCTCCACGGAAATATTGATTTTTTCAACAAAGCCCTGCAGTTCATCCTTTTACCCCGGATTATGCTCATCAGTTTACTTTTTGTTCTTACCGTAATCTACTTCTTTGCTGCACCGGCAGCTACCTTTTATCCGGTATTCGGTTTGTTCATCACTGCCGTTTTGGTTTTTCTTCTTTCCATTCCGCCTTATTTTTATAATTTTCGTACCTTGTGGGCACTGACGCGTTTACCGGCAGGTATTGCGTTAATGTTTTTCTCGTTCTTACACCTGAGAGGAAGTAACAAGGAATTTTTACATACCAAACATACATACAATGCTTTTCAGATAAAACATCCGTATTTTTACCCTAAAAACAAGAAAAAATGA
- a CDS encoding glycosyltransferase family 2 protein: MVEKLRRYPLVSIITVNYNQAEVTCALLESLNKTTYPNLEVIVVDNHSTEDDPAIIKQRFPNIVFIQNPINYGFAAGNNYGLMRARGEYIMLLNNDIEVPPGFLEPLVAKLENHPEIGAVSPRIKFYYQPDTIQYAGYTPIDRITMRNTAIGYREKDRGQYNEDRETAYAHGAAMMVPMRVVKEIGLMSYIFFLYYEEADWCERILRAGYKIYYVGSTYVLHKESVSTGRLSALKIYYLNRNRIVFMRRNLQGKTYFKALLYQLFVAIPKNAFSYLVKGKIRLFLAYYRAIGWHITHLFSKEIHENPML; encoded by the coding sequence ATGGTGGAAAAGTTGAGACGATATCCGCTTGTTTCCATCATTACGGTCAATTACAATCAGGCCGAGGTAACCTGTGCCCTGCTCGAATCCCTCAACAAAACCACTTACCCGAATCTGGAAGTCATTGTTGTGGATAATCATTCCACCGAAGATGATCCGGCCATAATCAAACAACGTTTCCCTAACATTGTATTTATCCAAAACCCTATTAACTACGGTTTTGCGGCCGGCAATAATTACGGCTTAATGCGGGCCCGCGGCGAATACATCATGTTGCTGAATAACGACATTGAAGTTCCGCCCGGTTTTCTGGAACCTTTGGTAGCCAAATTGGAAAATCATCCGGAAATCGGAGCAGTGAGTCCACGGATCAAATTTTACTACCAGCCCGATACCATTCAGTATGCCGGCTATACACCCATCGACCGGATCACCATGCGTAATACAGCCATTGGATATCGCGAAAAAGACCGCGGCCAATACAACGAAGACCGCGAAACCGCTTACGCCCACGGTGCCGCCATGATGGTTCCCATGCGTGTGGTAAAAGAAATCGGGCTGATGTCTTATATTTTCTTTTTGTATTACGAAGAAGCCGACTGGTGTGAAAGAATTTTGCGGGCCGGTTATAAAATTTACTATGTGGGAAGTACTTATGTACTGCATAAAGAGTCGGTTTCGACAGGGCGGCTGAGTGCACTGAAAATTTATTACCTGAACCGCAACCGTATTGTTTTTATGCGGCGAAACCTGCAGGGAAAAACCTATTTTAAAGCGCTGCTTTATCAACTCTTTGTGGCAATTCCCAAAAATGCTTTCAGTTATCTGGTCAAAGGAAAAATCCGGTTATTTTTAGCTTATTACCGCGCCATTGGCTGGCATATTACCCATTTATTTTCCAAAGAGATCCACGAAAATCCCATGCTATGA